One Polaribacter reichenbachii genomic window, ACTTCCAATCTAATTTTTCAAAAATTCTTTTATTGGTATCCTTTTGATGTTACAATTTTTGATACAAAATTATTTGAGGTTTCTGTAGGTTTATTACCCTATCCAATCACTTTTTTAATTACAGATATTTTATCAGAAATTTATGGAAAAAGAAAAGCAAATGATGTAGTTATTGCAGGTATTTTTGCCTCTTTTTTCTCGTTATTAATAATTTACATTTCTAAAGAAGCACCAGCAACAAGCTGGTCTCCAGTTAATGATGGAATATTTGTAAACGTTTTTGGTGCTGCTCCTTTAGCGGTTTTAGCATCGATGATGGCGTATTTGTTTGCGCAATTTATAGATATTAGAGTCTATCATTTCTGGAAACAATTCACAAAAGGAAAACATCTTTGGTTACGTAATAATTTTTCAACTTTTTCATCACAAATAATAGATACACTTACAGTTTTACTCTTATTATGTTCTTTTGATATTATAGATTGGAGCAACTTTTTAGGTCTTTTAATTAGTGGTGTAATTTTTAAGATGATGATTGCTTTTCTAGATACACCAATTCTATACCTTGTAGTTTATACATTTAGATATCGATTTAAACT contains:
- a CDS encoding queuosine precursor transporter — its product is MTAKDKQLAHKIYLILAALFIASLVTSNLIFQKFFYWYPFDVTIFDTKLFEVSVGLLPYPITFLITDILSEIYGKRKANDVVIAGIFASFFSLLIIYISKEAPATSWSPVNDGIFVNVFGAAPLAVLASMMAYLFAQFIDIRVYHFWKQFTKGKHLWLRNNFSTFSSQIIDTLTVLLLLCSFDIIDWSNFLGLLISGVIFKMMIAFLDTPILYLVVYTFRYRFKLKINEEINDAVLLGVNNEVDKIGLE